The DNA segment TCCGCCGCGGAGAAAGCGCCTCCCCGCTTGGTTTCGATCCTGGACCTCCCGACCGCCGGGTGGCGCAGCAGAGCCCGGGGGGCTCTGCGAAGCCGGCCCCCGGCGAGGAGGGAATCACTCAGAGAGAAGGGAACCACCCTGAGCGGGCCTCCCCCCTTCGCTCCCATCCGAAGTCCTCCGGCGAGGACGGAATCACCTCACTGCTTGGCCTCAATCTTCGACCACGAGTCCTTCAACCCCACCGTCCGATTGAACACCGGCTGTCCGGGGCGCCTGTCGGGATCCACCGCGAAGTAGCCCGTCCGCTCGAACTGGAACCGCTCGCCCGGTTCGGCTCCGTCCAGGCTGGGCTCCAGGCGCGCGTCGGCCAGGATCTCCAGGCTGCCGGGATTCAGCAGGTTCTTCCAATCCTGGCCTTCGGGCACGTCCATGGGATCCGCCTGCGTGAACAGGGGCTCGTACAGCCGCACCTCGGCCTTCACGGCGTGGGTGGCGCTCACCCAGTGGAGGGTGCCCTTCACCTTCCGGCCGTCGGGCGCGTTCCCGCCCCGGCTCGCGGGATCCCACTCGCAGCGCAGCTCCACCACATTCCCCGCGGCGTCCTTCACCACGTCCTTGCAGGTGATGAGGGCCGCGCCCCGGAGGCGGACTTCGGCGCCGGGCGCCAGGCGGAACCACTTCTTCGGGGCCTCCTCGCGGAAATCGTCCTGGTCGATGAACAGTTCCCGGGTGAAGGCCAGCTTCCGCGTGCCCTGGCCGGGATCGTCGGGATGGTTGGGCACGTCCACCTCGAAGGCCTCGACCTCCGCCATGTTGGTGATCACGACCTTCAGGGGGCGGAGGACGGCCATGCGCCGCGGCGCCCGCTTCTCCAGGTCCTCGCGGATGCAGAACTCGAGAAGGCCCGCGTCCGCCACCATGTCCCGCTTGGCCACGCCCACCTTTTCGGCGAAGGTCCGGACCGCCTCGGGGGTGTAGCCGCGCCGCCGCAGGCCGCAGATGGTCGGCATCCGCGGATCGTCCCAACCCCGCACGACGCCGTCCTGCACCAGCTGAAGCAGCCGGCGCTTGCTCATCACCGTGTAGGTGAGGTTCAGCCGGGCGAACTCGATCTGGCGGGGATGGGGCCGCTGAAAGAACTTCCCTTCGGCGTCCTGCGCCAGGAACCAGTCGTAGAGCGGGCGATGATCCTCGAACTCCAGGGTGCAGATGGAGTGCGTGATGGTCTCGATGGCGTCGGATACGCCGTGGGCGTAGTCGTACATCGGGTAGATGCACCACGCGTCGCCGGTCCGGTGGTGATGGGCGCGGCGGATGCGATACATGAGCGGATCCCGGAGGTTCATGTTGCCGCTCTGCATGTCGATCCTGGCGCGCAGAACCTTCGAGCCGTCCGGGAACTCGCCCGCCCTCATCCGGCGGAAGAGGTCCAGGTTCTCCTCGGGACTGCGGTCGCGGTACGGGCTGGGCTTCCCCGGCGTGTGGAAGTTGCCCCGGTATTCCCGGATCTCCGCTTCGGACAGGTCGCAGACGTAGGCCTTCCCCTGCTCGATGAGGTATTCCGCATAGTCGTACATGAAGGGGAAGTAGTCCGAGGCGTAGTGCTCGCCCTTCCACTCGAAGCCCAGCCAGCGGACATCCTCGCGGATGGAATCCACGTATTCCACGTCCTCCTTGACCGGATTGGTGTCGTCGAAGCGCAGGTTCGTGGCGCCCTCGTAGGCCTTCGCCAGCCCGAAGTTCAGGCAGATGCTCTTGGCGTGGCCGATGTGCAGGTAGCCGTTCGGCTCCGGCGGGAACCGCGTGAGCACCCGTCCCCCGTGCTTGCCGGAGGCGCGGTCCGCCTCGACGATCTCCTCGATGAAGTGGAGGCTCTTGGGTTCATGAATGGGCGATTCAGTGGACATCGGGGCTCACAGGATGCAAACCCCAAAGATACCAAGGCGTACCTGAAAAGGCTTTTGGAACCGCGAAAAGCATGAAAGCTCCCCCGCGGATTGGGTCGCCCAGCGTCCCATTTCGCGTGCCCGAAGGGCTTTCGCGTTTTTCGCGGTTCCCTGTTTTTCCCGCTCAGCCCAGTCCCGCGGCCACCTGGGTGGCGCGCTCGATGCCTCGGGCGACGACCGAGCGGATGCGACCGTCCTCCAACGCCAGCAGCCCGGCGATGGTGCAGCCCGCGGGGGTGGTGACCTCGTCCTTGAGGGCGGCGGGGTGGCGGCCCGTCTCCAGCACCATGGCCGCAGCGCCGAGGGTCATCTGGGCGGCCAGTTCCACGGCGACGGCGCGGGGCAGGCCGCACTGGACGCCCCCTTCGGCCAGGGCCTCCAGGATGACGAACTGAAAGGCCGGCCCGCTGGCGCTGAGCCCCGTCACGGCGTCCATGTGCTTCTCGTCGAGGTCCATAACCCGGCCCAGAGGCTCGAACAGGGCCCGGGCCTGGGCGAGCTGGACATCCGCCACGCCCGGTCCGGGCGCCAGAACGGTCATCCCCCGGCGGATGGCGCAGGGGGTGTTGGGCATGGCCCGCACCAGCGGCGTGCCGTCGGGAACGTAGCTGGTGAGCATCCCGAGGGTGGCCCCCGCCGCGATGGAGACCACCAGCGGCCGATGATCCAGGGCGCCGGCCTCGGAGAGGGCCGCCAGCAGGCCCTTCAGCTCCTTCGGCTTGACGCAGAGGAGGACCACCTCGGAAGCCCGGGCCGCGGCGGCCACATCGGCGGAGAGGTCCAGCCCCAGCGCTTCGGCCCGGGCGCGGCCCGCCACGGGATGGCGGGTAGCCGCGCGGATCCGCTCCGCCGGATAGCCGGAGGCTTCCACCAAGCCGGCGGCGATGGCCTGGCCCATGGTGCCGAACCCGAGCACGGCGAGGGCGGGAGGGGTGGGCATGGGAGCTCCTCGAAAACCGCCGGGGAAGAGGCGGGTCCTACTGATCCCGTCCCTGCCCCAGGGTCCACCAGGGGCAGTCGTGCAGCTCCGACACCACGAACCCCTGCCGCATGGCGGAGATCCGCTGGAACTGGATGCCGGCGGGGGTGTGGAAGCCCGTGGTGATCTCGCTCGGCCCGGAGCGGACCCCGAAGAAGAAGTCGGACTGTTCGAGGCCGAGGCGCACCACCGTCTCCTGAAGCGCCTGGCGGTGGTCCATTCCGTCGGGAATGCCCTGGATCACCTGGACCGTCTCCCCCGCGATGATCGTGGGGGCGTAGGCCGCGGCGCCCTGGTCCTCCAGGACGGCGAGGGTCAGGTGGGTGAATTCCTGGAGATCCATCAGATCCACCGCGCCAGGCGGACGGCGACTTCCTCCCGGCCCACCAGCATCAGGGTGTCGAAGATCCCGGGGCTGACCGGCTTCCCGCAGAGGGCGACGCGGAGGGCCTGGGCCAAGTCCTTGGTCTTGAGGCCGTGCCGGGCGAGGATGGCGTTGAACCCGGCCTCCAGCCCCTCGGGGCTGTAGTCGGCCAGGTCACGAACCTCGGCCAGGGCGGGCTTCACGGCGGGCGTCACGAACTTCTCCACGGCCTTGTCGTCGAAGGCGGCGGGCCGCTCGAAGGCGAAGCGCAGAGCCTCGGCCATGTCGGTGAGCGACTTTCCCTTCTGCGTGGCCTGGATGGCCTGGGCCTTCCAGGCGTCGGGCTTCGCGGCCCACCCGGCGGGCATGAAGGGGCGGAGGTGGGGCTCCAGCTCCTGCCAGGAGGCCCGCTGGATCAGCTTCTGGTTCATCCACTGGAGCTTGTCCATGTCGAACCGGGCGGCGCTCTTCTGGCAGTCCGCCAGGTCGAACAGCTGGATCATCTGCTCGTCCGTCAGCAGCTCCTCCTCGGCGCTCTCCACGGCGCGGCCGTCGATCTTGGGCGTCCAGGAGAGCCGCGCCAGGGCGAGGCGGACGGCGGAGGGCAAAAGGCCCATGGCCTGGTACTCCGTAATGCTGGTGGCGCCGTGGCGCTTGCTGAGCTTGGCCCCGTCCGCGCCGAGGATCATGGGCACGTGGGCGAAGGCCGGCAGCGCGTAGCCCAGGGCCGCGAACAACGGGATCTGCTTGGGCGTGTTGTTCAGGTGGTCGTCGCCGCGGATGACGTGGCTCACCTGCATGTGGGTGTCGTCCACCACCACGCAGAAATTGTAGGTGGGCACGCCGATCTCGCCGGGCGCGGCGCCGGTGCGGGCGATGATCCAGTCGTCCAGGCTGTCCGCCGGGAAGCGGGTCTCGCCCTTGATGAGGTCGGGCACGACGATCTCGCCTTCCGGGGGCATCTTGAACCGGATGGCCGAGGGCTCGCTCGCGTCGTGGTTCGCCGAGGCGCAGCCCTTTCCGGCATCCATTCCGCGGTTGTACTGGAACACCTTGCCGGCCGCCTCCACGGCCTTCCGCCGCTCGTCCAGGGCTTCCCTGGAGCAGCGGCAGCGGTAGGCCAGGCCCCGGTCCAGCAGGTCCTGGATCTTCGCCCGGTAGAGGTCCATCCGCTGCATCTGGCGGTAGGGGCCGTGGGGGCCCACCCAGCGCTCGGGATCGCCGGCCACCGGGCCCTCGTCCCAATCCAGGCCGCACCAGGCCATGCCTTCCTCGATGATGCGAATGTTGTCATCGGTGCTGCGGGACAGGTCCGTGTCCTCGATGCGCAGGATGAAGCGACCGCCGTGCTTCCGGGCGAACAGCCAGCAGAACAGGGCCGTGCGCACGCCTCCGATGTGGAGCATGCCGGTCGGCGAGGGAGCGAAGCGGGTGACGACTTGGGGGGACATGGAGGAGCCTCGGATCAAACCTCCAGTGTGCCCCAAGCGCGCGGACGGCGTCCCCGCAGGGACCAAAAGGCTCGGCTGGCGCTCCCCGCTACTTGATGTAGAGCTTCAGCTTGATCTCGACGGGGGCCTCGCCGCTGAACAGGCTGCGGTCGAGCACGACGGGGATCTCCACCACGCTGCTGTGGGGCATGTGCACGGGAGCGGGCGTTGCCGCGCTCGTTTCCGCGGGGATCTCCTCGATCTCCTCCAGCAGCTCGCTGGCGGAAAGTTCCTCCACTTCCAGGGGCCGGCTGGGTTCCGCGGCCCGCGGGGGCGCCGGCGGAGCGCCGCCGAGGAGGAGGGCCGGCGGCTCCTCCACCACGCCTCCGCCGTATTTCTCCGCCAGGCTCTTCAGGACCAGCTTGGCCACGCCGGTGAGGGTCTCCTTGACGCCCTCGCCCCGCATGGCGCAGGCCTCGAAGGTGGGCGCGCCGAAGAGGTTGATCTCCCGATCCAGGGTCTCCACGGGCAGAGCGTTGGGCGTGTCCCGCTTGTTCCACTGGATGACGTGGGGGATCTTCGCCAGCTCGGTCCCCTGCTCGCGAAGATTGGCGATCAGGTTCTGGAAGCTCTCCTTGTTGCTCTCCAGGGCCGGAGCCTGGGAATCCGCCACGAACACCACGGCGTCGGCGCCGCGCAGCACCAGCTTCCGGGTGGCGTCGTAGAAGACCTGGCCGGGCACCGTGTAGAGCTGGATCCGGGTCTTCATTCCGCGGATGGTGCCCAGTTCGATGGGCAGGAAATCGAAGAAGAGGGTGCGGTCCGTCTGGGTGGCCAGGGAGAGCATCTTGCCCCGGCCTTCGCCCGGTAGGGTGTCGTAGACGTGCTGGAGGTTGGTGGTCTTTCCGCACAGGCCGGGACCGTAGTAGACGATCTTGGCCGTCAGCTCCTTGGTGGCCGCGTTGAAAAGCACCATACCTTCACCTTCTTGATCTTCGGGGAAGATTGGCGGGTCAGCGGAGGGCCGTCAAGAAAGAACCGGGATTCCGCTTCCGGCCCCTCCCTTTCCGCAGATGCGCTACACTTCCGGCCATCCCACCCTTATCCGAGGATTTCCATGGCCAAGCTGCTGGTGCACGAAAGCGCAGGGGTCCGAACGTTCGAGATCGTGGATGAGGAAGTCCACATGGGGCGCGAGCTGGACAACACGCTGCGCCTCCCCGATCCCAGCATCAGCCGCCACCACTGCGTCCTCCGCAAGGCGGCCGGCGGCGGCTACGAGATCCAGGACCTGGAGAGCAGCAACGGCGTGCTGGTGAACGGCAGCCGCGTGCAGACGTCGCCCCTGCGGGACGGGGACCGCATCACCCTCGGCCAGATCCAGCTCACGTTCCAGGATCCGCGCCCCGAAGCCAGTCCCACCGTGGCGATCAGCGTCCCGAATCCGGTCCCCGTTCCCAGCGGCACCGTCCGGATGTCCGCGGACGAACTGGCGGCCATCCATACCGGCCCGCCACCCGCGGACCCCCCGGCCGCGCCTCCGGCTCCGCGGCCCGCGCCGCCCTTCCCTCCCGTCGCCCCCGCCGTGCCGACGCCCCTTCCGCCGGGACCTTCCGAACAGTCCTTCCTGGGCTCCCTGCTGCCCTCCCTGCCCGACGACGCGGTGCCCACCGGCGAACGGGGCGACCTGGGAACGCGGCTCCTGGCCATCCTCATCGACGTGGTGCCCGGCGTCCTCATCTATATCGCGTGCATCTTCCTCACCTTCATCCCCTACCTGGGCTGCATCCTCTGGCCCCTCCAGTTCATTGCATACGCGGCCTATTACTGGCTCTTCATTCCGTGGTGCGTCTCCAAGTACGGCGCCAGCATCGGGAAGAAGGCCATGAAGCTGCGGGTGGTGCCGGAGGGCGAACCCCGCGGTCGCATCGGCTTCGGACCGGCGGTCCTGCGCCAGATCGGGAACTTCCTGTTCCTGAACGTGATCGTCCTTCTCATCAAGGGCGACGAGCGGATCAGCCTCAGCGATCTGCTGGCGAAATCGGAAGTCCTGAAAGTGGATCGCTGAGGGTGATCCTCACCGGCCGCCAGATCCTCGAAGCGAAGGACCAGGGACGGATCCGCATCGATCCCTGGTCCGACGCTCAGCTCAACCCCAACAGCTACAACCTGCGCTTGGCGGAGGATCTCGCCGTCTACACCGGCGCCGAGCTGGACATGGCCCAGCCCAACGGGATCGAGTTCCTCAAGATCCCCGCCGAAGGGCTGGTGATCCGCCCCGGAAAGCTCTACCTCGGGCGGACCCAGGAGTACACCGAGACCCACGGAATGGTGCCCATGCTCGAAGGCCGCAGCAGCGTGGGCCGGCTCGGGCTGTTCGTCCACGTCACCGCGGGCTTCGGCGACATCGGGTTCTGCGGCTACTGGACTTTGGAGATCAGCTGCGTCCAGCCGGTGCGGATCTACGCCGGGGTGGGCATCTGCCAGATCTTCTACCACAGCATCAGCGGCGAGTACGACAGCTACGAGACCGGCAAGTACCAGCGGAATTCGGGGATCCAGCCGTCGATGCTGTGGAAGGATTTCGCCCGGGACGACAACCCGCGATAGGCCTAGAATCAGCCCATTCCTTCCCGAGGTGATCGATGCCCCTTCCGCTGCTTGGTCTGCTGCAAGGCCACTCCAACGACGCGGCCCTGGCGGGTCTGGCCGCGGCGGGGTGCATGGTGTGGGCCGTCGCCGCCCTCGCCATGGTGGTCTTCCCCATCTTCTGCTTCTGGCGGATCTTCCAGAAGGCGGGCTACAACGGCGCCATGGCGCTCCTGTGCCTCATCCCCGGGATCGGGATGATCATCGTCCTGTGCATCCTCGCCTTCGGCACCTGGCCCGCCGGACAGCGCTCCTAGCTGGTCCCGCCCGCGTCGTCCCACCGCACCTCGAAGGGCCGCACCTCGTGCTCGATGCCCTTCAGCGCGAAGCCCTCCAGCGGCCGGAGCTGGCCCACGCCGACCAGTTCCGCGGTGCGGGGGCCGACGACGATCTGGCCCGGCTTGGCCACGCCGCTCTCCAGGCGCGAGGCCAGGTTCACGGTGCTGCCCATCACGGTGTAGTCCATCCGCTTCTCGCAGCCGATGTCGCCCGCGAAGGCCTCGCCGCTGTTGATCCCGATGCGCATCCGCAGTTCGGGGTAGCCGTCCGGCCGCGCGGCGTTCAATGCGTGGAGAGTGGCCTGCATGGCCGCCGCGGCCTCCACGGCGTGGCGGGCGTGGTCGGGATCGGGATTCGGGGCCCCGAAGAAGGCCATCAGGGCGTCGCCGATGTACTTGTCGAGGGTCCCCCCGCGAAGGAAGATCTGATCCGTCAGCGCCTCGAAGGTGCGGTTCAGGATGGCCGCCAGGACCAGGGGCTCCATCCCCTCGCTCATCCGCGTGAAGCCCGAGATGTCGGCGAACAGGACGCTGATCTCGCAGCGCTGGGCCTGGAGGGCCGGCGCCTCCTTGCTCTGGCTGGACTTGAGGATCTGATCCACCACGGCGGGGCTGTGGTACCGCTCCAGGCGGCGGCGGAAGTTGGCCTCGCGCTCGCGCTGGATGCCGACGGCCGCGAAGTTGGCCATGGCGCTGAGCAGGTGCTCGTCCTCCCGCTTGAACCCGCCCTTGCTGAGGCTCGTCTCCAGATAGACCACCCCGAAGGCCTGGTTCTCCACGATCAGCGGCGCGCAGAGGGCGGACGAGATCCCGTGGATCTTGATGCTCTCCCCGGCGCTGAAGCGGGGGTCCATCCGCGCGTCGGTGGTGAGGATGGCCACCCGGTCCTTCATGGCCGTGCGGGCGATGGTCCGGCTGATGGGCGCCGTGTGCTGGCCGGGCTGCTCCTCCCAGACCAGCTCCGGCACCAGCTCCCCGGCCGCGTCGGCCAGGAGGATGAAGCCCCGCTGGCAGGGGATCTGGGCCGTCACCAGGCCCATCACCGACTCCAGCAGCTCCGGCAACCCCGCCGCCCGCAGGAGCGTCCCCGCCATGCTGGCCAGGCGCTGGAAGAGGGTGACCGCCTCGCCGGCCGGATGCTGCCCGCTGGCCTGGGCCAGCATGGCCTCCAGGCTGGCGTGGGGCACCAGGATCGAGCCCGAAGCGTCGAAGGCGCGGTCCTCCAGCGAGATCTTGGATACGGCGGCCCTGGGCGCCAGGGTCTGGTTCAGCCCCTGGAGCGTGGGGCCGGAAGTTTCCTCGCCCACCCACATCACCAGGACTTCGCCGAGCAGGACCTTGTCGCCGGGATTCAGGGGTAGGGGTTCCGCCAGGATGGTCCCATTGAGGGACGTGCCGTTCAGAGACTTCATGTCCGCCACGTGGGGGCGGCCGTCCTTGAGAAAGATCCGGGCGTGGACCCGGCTCACTGCATTGGCCTGAATCCGGATGGTGGCCTGCTCCCCCCGTCCGATGGTGAGGCCCTCCTCCGTGAGGGTCACGGGATGCAGGGCGCCGTCAACCTGGAGGGTCAATTTCATGTCGCAACCGGGAAAAGGGTGGATCCAGCACGCGGGTGCTGATCTTATCGGCGAGCCGGGGTAACCTATGAGGTTCCGCCGGAGGGCGGCCGGAGGCGCGTTGACCAAAGTCGGTTTCATGTCCCTGGGGTGTCCCAAGAACCTGGTGGACTCGGAAGTCATGCTGGGCCACCTGCGCCTCAAAGGCTACGGGATCACGCCGGTCCTGGAGGAGGCCCAGGTGCTGGTGGTGAACACCTGCGGGTTCATCGACGCCGCCAAGAAGGAGAGCGTGGAGGCCATCCTGGAGGCCGCCTCCATGAAGCAGCGGGGCGCCTGCGAGAAGCTGATCGTGGCCGGCTGCCTGGTGGAGCGCTACCGGGACGAGCTGATGGGGGAGATCCCCGAGATCGACGCCTGCCTGGGCACCCGCGACATCGAGCAGATCGCCGAGGTGATCGGCGCCGGCGCCGCCTTCGAGCTGGATCCCGATCCCGCCTACCTCTACACCGAGGCGAGCCCGCGGATGCTCACCACCCCCAAGGCCAGCGCCTACCTGAAGATCAGCGAGGGCTGCGACCACGCCTGCGCCTTCTGCGTGATCCCCCAGCTGCGCGGCGCCCAGCGGAGCCGCAGCGTGGAGAGCGTGGTGGCGGAGGCGGAGAACCTCGTCGCCCAGGGCGTCCTGGAGATCAGCCTGGTAGGCCAGGACACCACGGACTACGGCCGCGATTTCGGGGATCCGGACGCCCTCGAAAAGCTGGTGCGGGCGCTGGGGAAGGTGGAAGGGCTGCGCTGGGCGCGGATCCACTACGCCTATCCCAACCGCCTCACCGACGGGCTGCTGCGGGCCATGGCCGAGACGCCCAACTGCGCCAAGTACCTCGACATGCCCCTCCAGCACGCGGACGCCGGAATCCTCAAGGCCATGGCCCGGGGCGGCGGGCGGGCCTCCTTCCTGAAGCTGATCGAGAAGGTGCGCCGGATCGTTCCCGGCGTGGCCATCCGCTCGAACTTCATCGTGGGCTTCCCCGGCGAGGACGAGGCCGCGTTCGAGGAACTGAAGGCCTTCGTGCAGGAGGCCCGCTTCGACCACGTGGGCGTCTTCACCTACAGCCCCGAGGAGGGCACCTCCGCCTACGGGCTGGGCGACCCCATTCCCAAGCGCACCAAGGAGGCCCGCAAGCGGCGGATCCTGGAGCTGCAGCAGAAGATCGCCCGGGAGAAGAACCAGGAGAAGGTGGGCCAGGTCCTCGACGTCCTGGTGGAAGGCGCCCACGAGGAGACGGAACTGCTGGTGAAGGGGCGCCACCAGGGCCAGGCCCCCGACATCGACGGGAACGTCCTTCTGGTGGACGGCGCCCCCCAGGCCAACACCATCCAGCGGGTGCGGATCGTGAAAGCCCACGCCTACGACCTCATCGGGGAAGTCGAGGAGGGCGGGCTGGAGGCGAGCACCGCGGCCTACGAGGCGCAATTCCGGGCGCGGCAGGGCTAAACGGATCTGCGAAGGTTCTCGTAGGCCCTGGCGAACCTTCCCATCCGGGGATTTCGCATGCGCCTTCCGGCCCTCGCCCTCTTGTGCCTTCCCGCCCTAGCCGCCCAGCCGAACCCACCTCACGTGGCGATCCCCCGGCTGGCGCAGGCGCCTTCCATGGCCTGGGACGCGGACCTCTCGACCTGGGGCGAGGCGCGGGTGATCACCGAATTCGGGATGATGATGCCCGACGACAAGGGCAGGAACCGCTGGCCCACCACCGTCCACGTGGGCTGGGGGCCGGATGCCCTCTACGTCGCGGTGGAAGCGGGCGATCCCGAGCCGTCGAAGATCCACGCCGCCCGCCACATGCGGGACACCAACCAGGGCGACTTCGACTTCGTGGGCGTGGACCTGGATCCCTCCGGCAAGGGCCAGAGCATCCTCCGGTTCTTCGTGACCCCGCTCGGGGGGCAGATCGACGAGATCGCCACGGACACTACCGGCGAGAACGCCTCCTACGACTGCCTGTGGGATTCCACCGGCGTCCGCACGGCGGACGGCTACGTGGTCAAGATCCGCATCCCCTATAGCAGCCTCCGCCGGATGCCGGGGGACTGGGCCATGCGCTTCCTCCGGATCATCCCGCGGGAGCGCCGCTACGGCATCGCCTGGCCGGCCATGAGCAAGGACGTGCAGTGCGACATCTGCCAGATGGCCCGCGTCTCCGGCGCGCCCGTGGACAAGCCGGGCTCGCCCCTCCTGCTCCTGCCCATCGCCACCTTCAGCCGGACCCAGTCCCTGGAGAAGGATCCGAGCGCCTCGCCCCAGTCCCGGGCCCGGCTCGGACTCGACGTGCGCTACGCCACCACCGCCCTCACCTTCGAGGGCACCTACCGGCCCGACTTCGCCACGGCGGACGCCGATGTGGATCCGCTCCAGATCAACAGCCGCTTCAGGGTGCTCTACCCGGAGCGGCGGCCCTTCTTCCTCGAAGGGATGGACCTGCTGTCGCCGCTGTCGGCCCAGCGCCAGTTCTTCAGCCGCTCCATCCAGAGCCCGCTGTACGGCCTCAAGGCCTCCGGCCAGGGTTCCTTCGCCACCTGGACCGTGCTCCATGCCCGGGACCAGGACGGGGGCCTGCTCCTGGGCGCCAATGGCGCCGCGGGCACCGAGGGCCTGGCCACCCGCGACACCGCCGCCGCCCTTCGCCTCCAACTGGACCCGCGGGGGTCGGGCCTGTCCTTCCTGGGAACGGACAAACAGCTGGTGGGCGCCGGGGACGACCTCGGCGGCCGGAGCGGCGGCATCTACCTCGACCAGTACCTGGGCTCCCAATTCCACTTCATCGGAAGCGCCGTGGGCACCACCTCCCACCTGCCCCAGGAGGACGGGACGGTGCGGTCCCAGCGCGGCAGCTCCACCTCCGCGGAACTGGACTGGACCACCCGCAACTGGGTCGCCTGGGCCGTCAGCCAGACCACCAGCCCCGATCTGATGCTGCTGTCGGGCTTCATCGACCTCCAGGGCTACCGCCGGGACATCGCCGCCTTCGGATGGCGCGACAACTGGAACACCGGCGGCCTCTCCTCCGCCAACGCCACCCTCCGCTGGAGCCGCCTCACGTGGTGGAACGGTGATCCCATGGAGCGGGTGGTCGGCCTCGACACTTGGCTGGAGACCGCGGGCCGCCTGAGCTTCTTCTTCAACTGGGACGCCGCGGGCCGCGTGTGGGGGGAGGACCGAGTCCGCTCCGTGGCTTCCCGCGCCCTCACGGTGGGCGGCAACTGGCGGCGCTACGCCCAGGCCCGCTTCGGGTGGAACGCCAGCCGAGGCCGGACGCTGGATCTGGAGTCGGGCGATCCGGCCAAGCTGAATTCCGCCCAGCTCTTCTTCTACGGCACCGTGGGGAGCGTCTCCTACAACCTGTCGGCCCTGCAATCCGTCCTGGACCGGGAGGAGGACAGCCGGCGCCTCATCCGCGCCCGGGAACTCACCGCCACGGGCAGTTGGCAGCTTCCCGCCTTCTTCTACGTGAAGACCCAGGCCTTCGCCGTGCGCTACGACGGCGCCCACGGCGAGGGCGTGGACAAGTTCCTGAAGACCTTCGTCGGCTGGCAGCCCAACGCCTTCACCAACGCCTACCTCGGCTGGTCCGGCCAGCGCCGCCGCGACCCCGCGGCCCTCCTCGCCTCCGAGCGGATGGTAGAGCGCGGCCTCTTCGCCAAGCTGGCCTACGCCATGCAGTTCTGAGGCGCGGTCGGGTTCGGGACGCTCAAAGAAAGAAACGCGGAGGAAAACGGAAGAGGGGAGGAGAGCGGAGAAGAACAGTGAATCCCTCCGCTTTCCTCCGCCGCTCCGCGCTCCTCCGCTTTCAAAACGCTTTCCGAGAAACGCCACAGCCCCGAACGGGCCTACGCGATTCAGTTCTGATGTCGCTTTACATTCAAAGATAAGGAGCACCGCCCAGACGCCAAAGAAGACAAAAAAAGCTCCTTTTGCTTTTCTTGGCGCCCTTGCCGTCTTGGCAGTGGAAAGAGCCTGGGGTCTTGCTCTCGCATTCCTTTCCCCCGAAAGGCCGCGTCCATGGACCGCTACACTGGTCCGATGCTCGAACTCCGCGCCATCACCCGCGCCTACGAACTGGGCGGCGAGCGCGCCGGCGTGTTCGGCGTGTCGCTGGGCGTGCCCAAGGGCTGCCTGGCGGTGCTCGCGGGCCCCAGCGGCAGCGGGAAGACCACCCTCCTCCAGATCGCCGGGCTCCTGGACGCGCCGGACGAGGGGACGGTCCTGCTGGATGGACAGGAGATGTCCAGTCTTTCCGAGCGGGAGCGCTGCCGGCTCCGGCTGCGCCGCCTCGGCTTCGTGTTCCAGGCATTCAACCTGGTGCCCGTTCTCTCCGCGCTGGAGAACGTGATGCTCCCCCTCCAGCTCCAGGGCGTCGCCGATGACGAGGCGCGCGAGCGGGCGGAAGGGGCCCTGGCCCGCGTGGGCCTCGCCGACCGCTGCCACCACCGCCCCGGCCAGCTCAGCGGCGGCCAGCAGCAGCGCGCCGCCATCGCCCGGGCCCTCGTTCCCAATCCCCTCCTGGTGCTGGCCGACGAGCCCACCGCCAACCTGGACCACGCCCACGG comes from the Geothrix sp. 21YS21S-4 genome and includes:
- a CDS encoding DUF5916 domain-containing protein, with amino-acid sequence MRLPALALLCLPALAAQPNPPHVAIPRLAQAPSMAWDADLSTWGEARVITEFGMMMPDDKGRNRWPTTVHVGWGPDALYVAVEAGDPEPSKIHAARHMRDTNQGDFDFVGVDLDPSGKGQSILRFFVTPLGGQIDEIATDTTGENASYDCLWDSTGVRTADGYVVKIRIPYSSLRRMPGDWAMRFLRIIPRERRYGIAWPAMSKDVQCDICQMARVSGAPVDKPGSPLLLLPIATFSRTQSLEKDPSASPQSRARLGLDVRYATTALTFEGTYRPDFATADADVDPLQINSRFRVLYPERRPFFLEGMDLLSPLSAQRQFFSRSIQSPLYGLKASGQGSFATWTVLHARDQDGGLLLGANGAAGTEGLATRDTAAALRLQLDPRGSGLSFLGTDKQLVGAGDDLGGRSGGIYLDQYLGSQFHFIGSAVGTTSHLPQEDGTVRSQRGSSTSAELDWTTRNWVAWAVSQTTSPDLMLLSGFIDLQGYRRDIAAFGWRDNWNTGGLSSANATLRWSRLTWWNGDPMERVVGLDTWLETAGRLSFFFNWDAAGRVWGEDRVRSVASRALTVGGNWRRYAQARFGWNASRGRTLDLESGDPAKLNSAQLFFYGTVGSVSYNLSALQSVLDREEDSRRLIRARELTATGSWQLPAFFYVKTQAFAVRYDGAHGEGVDKFLKTFVGWQPNAFTNAYLGWSGQRRRDPAALLASERMVERGLFAKLAYAMQF
- the rimO gene encoding 30S ribosomal protein S12 methylthiotransferase RimO; this translates as MTKVGFMSLGCPKNLVDSEVMLGHLRLKGYGITPVLEEAQVLVVNTCGFIDAAKKESVEAILEAASMKQRGACEKLIVAGCLVERYRDELMGEIPEIDACLGTRDIEQIAEVIGAGAAFELDPDPAYLYTEASPRMLTTPKASAYLKISEGCDHACAFCVIPQLRGAQRSRSVESVVAEAENLVAQGVLEISLVGQDTTDYGRDFGDPDALEKLVRALGKVEGLRWARIHYAYPNRLTDGLLRAMAETPNCAKYLDMPLQHADAGILKAMARGGGRASFLKLIEKVRRIVPGVAIRSNFIVGFPGEDEAAFEELKAFVQEARFDHVGVFTYSPEEGTSAYGLGDPIPKRTKEARKRRILELQQKIAREKNQEKVGQVLDVLVEGAHEETELLVKGRHQGQAPDIDGNVLLVDGAPQANTIQRVRIVKAHAYDLIGEVEEGGLEASTAAYEAQFRARQG
- a CDS encoding ABC transporter ATP-binding protein, producing the protein MDRYTGPMLELRAITRAYELGGERAGVFGVSLGVPKGCLAVLAGPSGSGKTTLLQIAGLLDAPDEGTVLLDGQEMSSLSERERCRLRLRRLGFVFQAFNLVPVLSALENVMLPLQLQGVADDEARERAEGALARVGLADRCHHRPGQLSGGQQQRAAIARALVPNPLLVLADEPTANLDHAHGGPLMDLMADLAAERGTSFLVASHDPAVIARAHRVFRLADGRLVEEP
- a CDS encoding adenylate/guanylate cyclase domain-containing protein, producing MKLTLQVDGALHPVTLTEEGLTIGRGEQATIRIQANAVSRVHARIFLKDGRPHVADMKSLNGTSLNGTILAEPLPLNPGDKVLLGEVLVMWVGEETSGPTLQGLNQTLAPRAAVSKISLEDRAFDASGSILVPHASLEAMLAQASGQHPAGEAVTLFQRLASMAGTLLRAAGLPELLESVMGLVTAQIPCQRGFILLADAAGELVPELVWEEQPGQHTAPISRTIARTAMKDRVAILTTDARMDPRFSAGESIKIHGISSALCAPLIVENQAFGVVYLETSLSKGGFKREDEHLLSAMANFAAVGIQREREANFRRRLERYHSPAVVDQILKSSQSKEAPALQAQRCEISVLFADISGFTRMSEGMEPLVLAAILNRTFEALTDQIFLRGGTLDKYIGDALMAFFGAPNPDPDHARHAVEAAAAMQATLHALNAARPDGYPELRMRIGINSGEAFAGDIGCEKRMDYTVMGSTVNLASRLESGVAKPGQIVVGPRTAELVGVGQLRPLEGFALKGIEHEVRPFEVRWDDAGGTS